Within Amycolatopsis sp. FDAARGOS 1241, the genomic segment CCGCCGCTGGGTCTGGGGCCGGCGCGGCCGCCCCGAGGTGGGCCGGGAACTGCTGCCCTACGTCGTCGTCATCTCGCTCGGTGGGCTCGCGTCCGTGGGCCTGACCACGCTGACCGGCCACCTGCTCGCGCCGCTGGCCCTGCCGCACGTCTGGTGGGTCGTGCTGATCGACGGAGCGTACGTGTTCAGTTACGCGCTGGTGTTCCTGGTGAAGTTCACGATGCTCGACCGCTTCGTGTTCGCCCGCGGCGCAGCACGTATCCCCGCCACCACGTCCCGGTCATGACCCGGGCGTAGTTCGCGCCGTAGACGACGCTGCCGCCCTTCTTGCTCTTGCCGGCCTTGCGCAACCGCATGCTCATCGGCCGCTCGAGCACCCGGGCGCCGCGCGCCGTGACCCCCAGCAGCAGTTCCGATGACTGGTACTGCGGTTCGTTGAGCGGGACCGCGCAGGCGAGTTCCGAGCGCATCGACCGGAAACCGAACGACGTGTCGGTGATCTTGCGCCACGTGAGCACCGAAGCCAGGCACGCGAACACGCGCACGCCGAGCCAGCGCACGCGGCTGTCGGCCTCTTCGTGGCCCAGCCGGCGCGAACCCGTGACGAAGTCGGCGGTGCCGTCGAGCAGAGGTGCGACCAGTTCGGCCATTTCGCTGTTGTCGTACTGGCCGTCGCCGTCGGTGGTGACGACGTAGCGCGCGCCGTGCCGGGCCGCGAGGTGGTAACCGAGGCGCAAAGCCGCGCCCTGGCCCCGGTTCGTCGGCGCGACGCACACGTACGCGCCGTGCTTCTCGGCGATCGCCGCCGTGTCGTCGGTGCCGCCGTCGACGACCACGAGCACGTCGACCGGCAGGCCGAGGCATTCGTCGGGCATCTTCTCGAGCACCTGGCCGATCCCGCCCGCTTCGTTGTAAGCCGCGATCACCACGGTCAGCTCGGACAGCTCGGCGCCCGGGTGCCGGTCGTCGAAGTCCTTGACGGCGCCGTGGTCCGTCGCGTCCGGGTACGCGGCGAGGCGCCGCCGGCTGGCCGCGGTGAGCGTGGTGAAGCCGAGCGCACCGGCGACCGGCAGCAGCACGAGCGCGGGGAGCTGGTAGCGCCACGAGAATTCGAACACCGCCGATGCGAAGAGTAGGAACAGCCCGGTGCCGGCGGCGAAAAGCGCACCGCTGCGCGCCTTGTCGCGCGGTTTCTTGCGTCGCAGCGCGGTGAGCAGCCCCAGCAGCGCGAAGAAGCCCAGTACGGCGCCCGGCACGAACCCGCCGCGGATCTGGTAGTCGCGCAGGAACGTGGCGATCGGCTCGGTCACGCTCGGGTTCACGCCGTCGTACTGCTGCGTGATCATCGCGATGTCGGGCGGTTCGTTCCACTCCGGGTACGTCTGCTGGAACTGCCAGCGGTCGATCGGCACGTCGTTGATCGCCGTGGCGCGGGTGAACTGGAAGCTCTTGGAGAAGTCGCCCAGGATGGCCTTCGCGACATCCCACCACTGCACCTTCAGCACGGCCATCGAAAACTCGCGCGCGAGCGCGGTCCGGTCGGCGCCGGGCGGCAGCGGGCCCGGCCACGCCGGGTCGAGGTCGGCGTGCGTGTAGTTGTCCACGAGCCGAAGCGGCTGCGGTTCGGCGGGGCAGAACACCTGCAGTTCGGGCGAGAGGTGCAGGTTCGCACAGTCCGCGACGGCCGCGGTGCGCCCGTAGAGCATGCTGCCCGACGGGCCCGTCAGCCCCCACTTCCCGGTCTGCGCCTTGACTTCCGCCGCGTAGGGCACGATGACCACGAGCATCGCGAGCACGCCGATGCCGGCGTTGCGCCAGCCCCGCCACGTGCGCCACGCGCTGTCCGCGCTGAGCACGTACAGCAGGAACGGCACCGCGAGCGCGACCCCGATCAGCCGCACCAGCACGGCGAAGCCGACCACGAACCCCGCGAGCGCGATCCGCCGCCAGTTCGGCGCGCCCTTCGCCAGCAGGATCCACAGCAGCCCGAGCAGCAGCGCCTCGAACAGCACCTCGGACATGATGTTCTGCTCGATCTGCAGCTGGTACGCGTCGAGCAGGATCGGCGCCGTCGCCAGCGCCGAGACCCACCGGCGCGCGCCGAGGCGCCGGGCGAGAGCGTAGATCCCCACCGCGATGGCCAGCCCGCCGACGTGCTGCACGGCCGCCACCCACGAAAGCCCGCCCACGGCCAGCAGCGGCCGCAGGATCAGGTCGTAGCCGATGGGGTTGAGCTGGTCGGCGCGCAGCGCGTGCAGGTTGTCGAGGTAGCGGTACGAGTCGATGTACAGCAGGGCCGGCCGGTAGGCCACCCAGGTGAGGACCCGCAGCACGGTGCCCGCGACGAGCAGCACGAGCAGGAAGGCGTGGCGGCGGAGGAACGAGCTCACGGGGTCGCTTTCAGGTCCAGATCCGAGAAGTACTTCCAGGCCGTGGCGAGGCCGTCGGCGAGTGAGATCGCCGGGGTGAAGCCGATCGTCGCGGCACTAGCCGACACGTCGACGACGACCGCGGGCATCTCGCCCTGCGGAGCG encodes:
- a CDS encoding GtrA family protein, translating into MTTVTNPVKPRTTEESPRPRRRLLGRFFRAATSSVAATLLSQAALLTVLALGGAPWLASAFAFAAGAVLNFFLTRRWVWGRRGRPEVGRELLPYVVVISLGGLASVGLTTLTGHLLAPLALPHVWWVVLIDGAYVFSYALVFLVKFTMLDRFVFARGAARIPATTSRS
- a CDS encoding glycosyltransferase family 2 protein, with the translated sequence MSSFLRRHAFLLVLLVAGTVLRVLTWVAYRPALLYIDSYRYLDNLHALRADQLNPIGYDLILRPLLAVGGLSWVAAVQHVGGLAIAVGIYALARRLGARRWVSALATAPILLDAYQLQIEQNIMSEVLFEALLLGLLWILLAKGAPNWRRIALAGFVVGFAVLVRLIGVALAVPFLLYVLSADSAWRTWRGWRNAGIGVLAMLVVIVPYAAEVKAQTGKWGLTGPSGSMLYGRTAAVADCANLHLSPELQVFCPAEPQPLRLVDNYTHADLDPAWPGPLPPGADRTALAREFSMAVLKVQWWDVAKAILGDFSKSFQFTRATAINDVPIDRWQFQQTYPEWNEPPDIAMITQQYDGVNPSVTEPIATFLRDYQIRGGFVPGAVLGFFALLGLLTALRRKKPRDKARSGALFAAGTGLFLLFASAVFEFSWRYQLPALVLLPVAGALGFTTLTAASRRRLAAYPDATDHGAVKDFDDRHPGAELSELTVVIAAYNEAGGIGQVLEKMPDECLGLPVDVLVVVDGGTDDTAAIAEKHGAYVCVAPTNRGQGAALRLGYHLAARHGARYVVTTDGDGQYDNSEMAELVAPLLDGTADFVTGSRRLGHEEADSRVRWLGVRVFACLASVLTWRKITDTSFGFRSMRSELACAVPLNEPQYQSSELLLGVTARGARVLERPMSMRLRKAGKSKKGGSVVYGANYARVMTGTWWRGYVLRRGRTRSGRAS